In the genome of Ziziphus jujuba cultivar Dongzao chromosome 10, ASM3175591v1, the window TGTAACAAATGGATGAGTAGTCATGCTGTATTTTACTAAATTCATTCTTATTAATCAGTGGAGAGAGGTGTGGAAGCTATTAAGCTAGGGTGGAAGGAATACATGCAACAGCCAGTTCTTCCTGCAAGCCTAGCTTATGTGCTTCTTTATTTCAACGTTGTTCTCACTCCAGGCAGCTTGATGACAGCATTTTTAACACAGCGTGGTATTTGTTAAACTGTTTCTCACTTACCTGAAATTTTTTTAGACAGCctatgttattattaattttaaggaCCCTGGTTTCTATGTGAAATTTTATATGTGTTGAGTATATCAGcagtaaaacataaaaaagatcatATTAACATATATTTAGCAGTAAAACATAGAACAGAAGAGGGGGATGCCAACCATTGTTGTGAAGCCACCATCTAATGTTCTCTTATGAAccggatctagtgatttgtggCATTTATCTATATGTGGATGGAAATTTTTGCATATGCTATCAAATTATGAACAGTTTCTATTCTATCTTGCTTTTGGCTCATCAAAAGATATCCTCATTAGACATGTTGCATTCAACCTCTGGCTTAAAAGAATGTGTTGTTATGAAGCTCTAATGTGATTCCTTAGTTTTAAACCGTCAAATATCATTATACTGCAATCTAGGCTTAAATGTTTTCTATGGCTTCTTTGGTAACTTAATTTTAACTTCACATTGTTTAACAGGCCTTAATCCATCTCTCATTGGTGGGTTCAGTGGATTATCTGCATTCATGGGTGTTGCAGCAACATTTATTTCTGCAAGCTTAGTCAGACGACTAGGCATTTTAAaggttgttttgtttgtttttcttcttctagtaTAATTTTGACTGATTTTCTAACGAAGTTTCTTAATCACCAGGCTGGAGCAATTGGATTGATATTCCAGGCTTCGCTTCTCACTGTAGCTGTAGCTGTGTATTTGAGTGGTTCTCTTTCTCAGCAGAACCcccttcttttcttcttgtgtATGATTGTAAGTATCTTCCATTTTCATGttaatagaaaattaataacTGATTAAACAGGCACTTAACATACATGTTGTAGGGATAAACCTTAGCAAAAATTTTTGACTCAGCTCAGCATATAACTGTGATCTGAAGTTCAGAACAGCCAGATTAGTTGTTCTGTTAGATTAGTTGTTCCgtttatataataataggtTAAGTTTAAGCATGATCTAATGAATTGGAGTTTCACTGTTACTTCTCAAAGTATTGTACAGTGAGTTTGCCTGCAACAGCCAATTATACGATTAAATGATAGTGATAAAAACTCTAGTTGCAAATATTAATAGCAAAAACAGATATTTGATAATGAATGACTCTTCCATGCTGGGAACTTGGAGGAAAAATATCAGTCTGTAGCGTAATGAATTTAGATTGATGCAATTAATTGCAAGTGAAATACCAACTTAAAGCATGAAAGTGACCCGCACAGTCGTAATGGATAGTGTTTCCTCATCTGGATGCTTCTGAATCATGCAGATTACTCCATGTGATACTTGTTCTTGCTGACTATGCCACATAGTTCTTGGATTTTTTCGTTAGGTATCTTTATTATTTGTACTTTGGTTTGTAGGTATTATCAAGGTTGGGACACATGTCATACGATGTGGTAGCAGCACAAATTCTCCAGACTGGCATACCACCATCGAAAGCAAATCTTATTGGGACAACAGAGGTTGCTGTCGCTAGTTTGGCTGAGTCTACAATGTTGGGCGTTGTAATAATTGCCAATGATGTTTCTCATTTTGGATTTCTGGCAATGCTGTCACTTCTGTCAGTGGTTGGGGCAGCGATCATGTTCTGCCGCTGGTTGTACAATCCAACAGAAGAACAAAGAAGTCTTTTCTCTTTTGACCCATGGTTCTAATTTTTTGTGTAAGTGTATATTTTACTTCTTGTTTCCCCTTTCATTTTACTATCTTATCGTtatgaataatttatataaGATCATATTAATATGAATGCCCTCCTTTTAATAATCTCTAACCGATTTTAGTCTATAACGCCCCATTGTTCATCTTGTTCTAAGATTGTTTCCACCCTAAGGAGGAAGTCTAAAATGGTGAGGAAAGATTAAGTTCAAATACAAGTCCTAGCTGGAAAATAGCTCATAACTTGACTATAACTATttgtaaatgatatattttagaTTCTCTTTTGTTACAGAAATGAATATTCATTGCTGGATGATGGAACATAAACTTAAAacttagtattttattttgaagtagatGCTACATAGCAGACTCCCACCCCCTTCCTCCTGATATAACAGAATTCAACTAGTTCATGGTGTCTATTCCATTCCATAAAACAGATTATCTTGATGGAACATTTCAAAACTATTATTTTGACAATTAGCTGATCTCAATTTTATTGTCGTTTTCATATCTTTACGAATAAggatatatttttgtttcttgagCTCTGCGTAACATGCTCATAAAAGTTGCTGCATTCACATTGCTATGTTAGAATTCATCTGCTTTGTTTATGAAAATCGAGtatcacattttatttttaactaattgTACTTTTAACTTATGATAACCTTGTATTACTTGCAGTCACACCATCATTTATCCGGAAAAAAGGCTGCTTGATGTGAATTAGACAGCTGATATACTTGGTACTTTCAACGGTGCCCACATTTTTCTATTTACAAAGTAAATAGAGGTAATTTTCCACACACACCTGGTTTTCCATTATTCTCATGGAATGGAGGTTGATCATCTCCACTGTAGTCTCCTCTTTAACAGATTCTTTTCTCATATAACAAATGTGTAGAGGACCAACTTGTACAAACATTACAGCacatttgtaaaatatttgattaattcaaAATCTTTCTTTTTACTTACTGTGAATCATGCTTCAATCTGAACTCACTCCCTGTAAAATTTGTACCTGAAATTTTTCCAGGGAAACATTTAcaagcttaaaaaaaattaagagatcATGTTTTTAGAAGCGTGTTGAATGAGACGAACAAATTTGACATTGTCATAGtgggttgtttttcttttcgGCACACCCTTCATGAAAACTGGTAATTTGGTTACAGGCAAAAACCAATGAAATTTATAGAGGTTGAAGAATTTGCAGcctgtaaaattatttttatttatttattcattttattttggcttCCAACGTGTAAAATTAATTGTAGGGTAATGACTAATAAGTGAGTTTTCTACAATTTCCATACAAGTCAAATTAGTCACAAATTTTTGTATACAAATTATTTACACCATTTCCATTCAGACATCAATCATTTCAAGGGGTCAAATCTAATTGCCCtgtcttaaaaaaacaaaaaagtatatatatatatatatatataaaaaaaaaaaaaaaaggttaaaatccTAATTTCTACTTTATGATTTTGAATCTTTGATATGAAAATTTTGCATGGCAAGCAGACGacaatgtaatatttaattataatacaaaatttCATGTGGTATATATTTGGGACTGTACATACTCCTCCTGTTCATGCCGGGCATTGGGTTTCCACTCAATCAGCGGCACGTATCCGTCACGCTGGGGACCCCACTGTCCAAGAAAAGCActcatttttctgtttttttaattttttattgtttttgtgtcACCATGAGTAAATGCAATACTcttgaaaaataaacaatttttactaaaatattaattaacaattactattccaatatttttttaaatacaaaagcaaataacccaaaaaaataaaaataaaaattggtgaGTTATTTTAGAAAAGATGGATGTCTTTCTAATCAAATTTCAGTTTCATTACTTATCTCATGGAAAAATTcattataaagtaaaaaataaataaataaataaaaaaggaagaagttCAAGTTACAATGAGAGTCACGTGAAACGAAGGAAGGCAGTCAGTAGTCGCTACCGCcacaccaaatatattaatattaatttataataaaaatatattaaaataataaatattaataatttataatatttacgcTCCCGTGTTTGTCGCGTGTATTctacgtctctctctctctctctctctctctctctctctctctctctctctctctctctcgcttccGCTGTCAATATATACTTTGGTAAGAGTTCCTTTTTATCGTGATATTTTCACATCTCCTCCTACTTATCTCGTACTACgaaataaatatatgataagaccctttttttttttttatcatttattgtcaattttttaattagtgTTTTAATTCCATTAGCTACACTCCAATGGAtggactgttttttttttttggtttttccaaCTATTAGTTAGTTAGACaatgacttttttttcttttttagtatgACACTTGTATATCAATATTTAATGTCATTAAAAACTTTCtattaaaatgttattatttaattttaaaaatcattagaaatttcatattaaaattttattatctaattttaaGAGAGAAAAAATGTTGTAGACAAGATATTATATTAATGGTGACCCTAAAAATGGAAAGATTGTATTAGTATAAAATAGATAAGAGATTATAAAGTAACAAAAAGTCATTAATTGCAATTCAAGTGTGTAAGATTTCATTGGTTTGGTTAGCTCATCATGGCAGACTAGTCTTACCTGTTTTTGCTCTAATGGTGCAAGTGCTAGCCGACAGTCAAATTCTAGTGGGGCTAAATGGACCAAATTAAAAAGAGCTTAAGTGCACCTGCCGGTGAGTTTTTGCATGACCAGGGCATTTGTTTTGACCATTCCTCTTATGTACTACTAAATCGGTATTttgtaattacatatatatatatatatagcataatACTTTAGAATAATACTactatgttatttttatttaccaatttTATAGTCTACTAAAGGTTGTTGTCCTTTCAATAACATAAAATACTAACAAAGCCtactatttattcaataaaaaGTTTGAGATCCAATCCTTTCAatctcaatatttaaaaaaattagctgTTGAAAAAGTAGtagaaactatatataaataaatatatctttaaatttataaaattaacaacaaatttgtcataatattgggttaaatttatataaattaaatttaaatgattgatcttataagtttttaatataatattatgatgtcaatatgataaaaacaaataatatttgtaaGTTTGATCTAATAATTAAACCATCAAAAATAccaagttttcaaatttattaaatctgGTTAACATTCCCTTCCTTCCCAAAAAGCTCTTTAAGAGGGTTACTTTATAAATTAAAGTTTGTTTACATTTATGCCCATGAAATTTGCATCTTTTTGCAatttacttttcaattttgcacTTTATACCAATTTCAAATTTGCTCCTTGAATTTTGTATTTGTCACCAATGCCTCCAGAAATATGATTACTGaggtaaaatttttaataattttgggggcatagatgaaaaataaaaagctcagaaatcctaattcataaattcaaataatgatAGTAACTAACTAAATGGTTGTATTTGGTAAGAAacatgatgatattttatagtatatttatcaaaaaaattatattttatattattgttgtATGTCTAAGATAAACTTTAGCATGAATTGAACATACTAAGATAtgacatttattttctttttggtgaataaactAGGATGGGACTTAAAAAGAACTAAGTTTGGCAATCAAGCAAATCCATTGTAATGAGACACTAATCTGAATTTGGTTGAATATCACGTCAAAATATTATCTAAACCATGAACGGACTAGGATGGAATTTACATGATCAAATTCTCATGTGGAGAGAAAGTGATTGAGAGTGAGACCAGCTTTCAAGAAAACACCCAACCTTTTGAGGTAAACCAACACCATCCCAATCCCATTTcccaaaactaaaaaagaatttCCACAGCACAAAGCCCCACGCTTGCCCCCAAAAGACCCTTGAGAAGAGACATTTCTAGATCCACATCGATAACCCACCTTGAAAATtgggggtgtgtgtgtgtgtgtgtgtgtgtgtgggtgtgtgtgagggagaaaaaataaaaattaaaaagagaaaaaagagaaatactTCTACTCCCCCATCAATCCCAATATCATGGTaacaaagaaaggaagaaaaagaaaccatgtgaaagtttttttttttttttttttttcaataaacagAAACCAAAGTTCCTCTCTTCTCTATAACCCCATTatgtcaaagaaaaaaaaattgaaaatcctCAAAGCCCAAAACCCAAAACACCTTCACCATCATTTCCCACAAACCAATGCCCCCACACTTCATCATTTTCAGTTAGACAATTGTGAAAAGTGAAGGAACTAATAAACAACatacttaaaataaaattagataatatataaatattgaaataaaatttaaaaagctagtttcactctctctctctctctctctctctccaaaacAGTCACTTCCCATGATTTTACATCACTAGTTTGTTGATATTCTCAGAAGCTTATCCAGCCATTAATGTTACTCAAAACTATGCTAATATTTAAGAAGGGtcttttccaattttttcaattttcgttttaaataagaaaaagattaataatatggaaaaaaaaaaaaaaaagaagaaaaaaaattgttcttttCACCACACCCTTCTGTTGTTGTTGGTTGCCACAGTGATTTGGACTTGAAAGCGCCCATCTTTTCATGTCTATTGACACTGATAGTTGATACATCACTTGGCTTGTTCATGTCGTCTTTTGACCCTTTATTTCTCTTCTTCCTCTGCTCTTCATTTTTGTCAAACAAAGCGTTGAAGTAATCTCTACTATAACCAACAAAGCTCTTGGACcctaagagagagaaaaaagagaagaagaaaaaactaaaaaagactGAGAAAGAGACTAAGAGAGAGTTTTCAATGGGGTCTTTGGGAGTTCGAGCAGCAGAGAAGAAGGCAATGTGGCTCTACCCTAAGGTTATGGGATTTAATCCTTCTGAGAGATGGGGTCATTCTACGTGCTATTCTCAAGGGATTCTCTATGTCTTTGGGGTATGTATGAAATTTGATCtccttaaaataaaatgaaagataaaaattcttactttgccttttttctttattattttctgatATCTAGATGTTCCATGGACTTTTTATTATGACtaagtttaataatttttccttctttggAAAGTCTGATTATAATGTAGAAATTGTTCACTTTGAATTGCTTTGTTCTGAAATCAGCAGTGGCAGTTTTCTTGGTTTTGAGTGCTTGTAAATTAtagtacttttttatttatttatttgtttgcgTACTGTTTGTTATATTTGGCTAATGAGAAACGAACTTTCTTTACTGGCTTTTGTTCTTTCCTGGTTTATCTTTCTATGTTATAATATTTCCTGGACTTTTGCTTTggtctaaaaatttatttgatcacTAGGACAGTTTCATAGTACGACAGGTATGTTCCTCTGCTTTGTTGATGCActaatgtttttcattttttttttccttcttttctttcagtcacgttttttttttcctccattttttgttcctctattttattttatttttttttacatcttAAATTCCATAGTTTCATAGTTATAATGGATCCTGGTTTCTAgagaaaaaaagattatttgccatcttgttaaaaaaaaaaaatatacatatatgaagaTTCCCCATCAAAGATTACACTTTTtatctctgtttttgttttatagtGTTTGTTTTCCATTGCTGATTCTTATATGCTTTCACTTTTCTTTATTGCTtttgtgtttcttttcttttgtcttaAGAAAGGAAAGTATTGGTATTGTTtttaatggcaaaacaggttttTATGTTTACTTTCTGTCCAAGCTTCCTTGATCCTCGTAGTTAGGAGGATAACAGAGAATTTTGGAACAAAATTATctctactttttaaaaaatttcaggagggaatttatttgtttttctattgCTATATCCTTCCCGAGTGCATTATGCCTACTTTTTGGATCTTCCATACTTAGAATATCTCATAGCTGGTGCCTTCTTGGGTATTATTACTCAAACCAACTTTAGGGTCTATTAGCAGaatttgttatgtttattttcttGTCCAAGCTTCTTTGACCCTCCTATTTAGGAGGATAAGTGGGAATTTTGGAACAAAATTATCTcaacttttttcaaaaatttcaggagggaatttatttatttttctattatacacCCTTGGTAAGTGCATTAATTCTTATTTTTGGAAATTCTATACTTTGAATATCTCATAGGTCGTGCCTTCTTGGGTATTATAACTCAACCAACGTTAGGATCTATTAGCAGAATTTGGCATTCCATGTTTTCTGTATGAAAGATCTCATAAGGGAACATTGATATAGAACAGGTTGCTAACCACTTCTTGTTATTAACTCCTCTGTAACAATCTGCTTCATAACTTGTCCATAAAGGCTGATCACTGATTTCACCTAAATGGcattttatatagaaaagcTTTTAACTGTTGTACACTTTTGGTTATATAATATGATCtgtatttttatcttttgtgaTGAATATCtgtattttaatcttttttgatATGTTGGTCATATTATCTTATTTACTTTGGTATCTAGTaagttttgatatattttttccgCCTAACCATTTCAGGGATGTTGTGGGGGTTTGCATTTCAGCGATGTTCTTCTGCTAAACCTCGAGATGATGGTTTGGAATGCTATTATATCAACAGGCCAAGGGCCTGGTCCAAGAGACAGTCACAGTGCTGTTGTAGTGGGGCATAGAATGATTGTGTTTGGAGGTACAAATGGATCAAAGAAAGTGAATGATCTCCATATATTAGATCTTGGAACCAAAGAATGGACTAAACCTGAGTGTAAAGGGACTCCTCCTTCACCGCGAGAAAGTCACACCGCCACGCTTGTTGGTGATGAGAAATTAGTGGTGTTTGGGGGTAGTGGAGAAGGTGAAGCAAATTATTTGAATGATTTGCATATTCTAGATCTCAAAACCATGAGATGGAGTTCACCTGAGGTGAAGGGTGATATACCTGTCCCAAGAGACAGTCATAGTGCTGTTGCAATAGGGAACAAGCTCTTTGTGTATGGTGGGGATTGTGGTGATAGGTATCATGGCGATGTTGATATGCTTGATGTGGACACACTGACTTGGTCAAGGGTATAACTTTTTCTTGCTCTGTTACATTTTTTAGTGGCTACTTAGaataacttttataaattttgaacaaattGAAATAGAAGGTGCTGTGCTTGTTTTTCAACAGTTGGCAGTTCAAGGATCTTCACCTGGTGTTAGGGCAGGTCATGCAGCTGTGAATATTGGAACGAAGGCAAGTAATTTCAGTAATACATGCACGCTAGAAAAAGCAAGCACCAAAGTGCTGCACATAATTGAATTTGTTACTGTTTTGTTTAGATCTATACCATTTTGAGGattagagaaaacaaaatatatcaaaacttttaatttctttgaattGATTTGTTGATTAAACTATGTGTGAATAAGATAATTTTTAAGTGAGTTTCATAGTTTACtgcaatatatgaaaattaaatcatgagttttttttattatttgcagGTTTATGTCATTGGAGGTGTTGGAGACAAGCATTACTACAATGATGTTTGGATCTTAGATGTAGGCACTTGCTCATGGACCCAGCTAGTTACACGCGGCCAGCAGCCACAAGGCCGGTTCTCTCACACAGCAGTTGTTACAGACTCAGACATTGACATCTATGGAGGGTAATCTTCATATTACACCATGTCTTGAATTCAGATCCCTTGCTTGACATTGATTTCGGTCTATAATATTGTTCTGTTCATTGGTTTGAACATGTTAGGTGTGGGGAGGATGAACGTCCTCTCAATGAGTTGTTGGTGTTGCAGTTAGGGGCAGAGCATCCAAATGGTCGTTACAACATTTCCATGTGCAAAATCTTCGGAAACCATTGGAATCAAGACAAGAGAAGGTGCTCAAGAGGAGCAGAAAATAACATGGTACAATAGTTTCTGAAGAGTGTCTATCTATCTTTAGTACATAATACTATATAAGAAAAAGGAGTTGATAGTATATGCTTGATGCAGAAAACAATGCTTATGGGGAATAATATCGTATTGCAAGAGAGAGCCTATGAACTGGAGCCAGAAACCAAGCGAACTTTTCAGTTCAATTCTGGTAGGTTTTGTGGTATAAAAATCTAATCCTTTTGGTGCACATGGAGTCACTGAAAATATTAATACTTTCTCTTCTACTTTTTAGATACTTTACATCCGAAGAGGAGAAGAACTAGCACTGTAAAAGTATGGGATGTTGACTCAGAACAAGAGGAGCATTCTCTTTCACTCTCCCAGCACTCATCTCCCTCGTTATCAGATCAAGAACAGACAGCAACTCAAAAAGCAGCTGATTCAGCTGCAGGTTCTCAAGGATTCCATTTGTTTAAGCATCTAAGTGAGATACCAAGCAATTCCCAGTCTCAGAATATTCCAAGTAAACAGAAGGACTTTGGGAATGCTGTCCAAAGAACTCCAAAGGATATTCATCTTTTAGGAGAAATTCAAACCCAACCAAGACAAGAACAGTTTCTTCATGCTCACATTGGTAGAAATAATATGCAATTCCCAGCTGTAGATCAGAAGCCCTTGGAGGCAGGGCCTATTCAAAATTTGGTAATAGCCTTGTAATAATTCATGCATATTTCCTCTTTCTTGCTACCTGTTACTCTATTTTTGGATTAGTTCAgctattcattttattttgcttccTCCTTAGATTGGCGCTGAGGTTCGAGGCAAAGTTGATGGAGCATTTGACTCCGGATTCCTAATGACTGCGACTGTTAATGGAAAGCTATTCAGAGGGGTTTTATTTCCGCCTGTAAGCTTCCAAAATTCAATGATACTAAAAGATTTTGCTTTAGTTTTAGCATTGCATGTAATTTGAACTTCTTTTCGCCCTTTGTTTGTCAACCAGGGACCAGGAGCCATCCCAAGAGGACCAGGGTCAATTCTTTCACACAACTCTTCTTCTCTAACAAGCAGCCAAGTACCTGTAGCTATAGCTCAACCATTGCCAAACTCAAGTCACTCAGAACCACCCTACAAGCTCTCCCATCAACCAATAAAGAACTCCATACCAGGTTCTGGACAGAGTTTCCGACAAGCTCAAGTGGGTCGGCCATTTCCTATCATTAGAGCCACTTCATCATCTTTACCGAAAGAGCCAAGCCTTAGAAGCGATCTTCAAGGTGTGGTTCTAACACTAGGTGGACCTGGAAGTAGCAAGAGTGGATCCTAAATGGCTTCATGTTCGAGATCAATGGAAAATGTTCATCATCTTCTGATAAAATtttgtacatttttggagtAGATAacgtatttttttgttttttgtgttttggttgTGCGTTTTGTCATTATCAGGCTTGCAAAGAGGTTAGGTAAATTAGGTGGTCCAATGGTTTTCATGATCTTTGTGTATGTATCGGCCGGTATGTATGCTACTGTCAATGAAATATCAAGAGAGCCTTATCTGTCATGAGGTACAGTGATTAGGCACTAATGAAATTGCAATTTCCTTTTCCAGTCTGTAATGACTCATGAGATCAATTCAAATGGAGGCTGAACTAAATTGTCCGCATAAGTTTTATGATTGAAGATAGAAAAGTGTAAATAAATGGTTAGGTAGTGGTCTTATAATTATTACCTTTCATACATTTATTCATAggaaattgatactcctttcctGATGATTACCATCATTATATACCAATATAATTAAAGTTGAGGTGAAGTGAAAGTTAAGATTGGTGTACCTAATTCAAACCCCACTTTTCCACTGCTTTTTTACCTCATTATTTTCAAAGATGCAAAAACATTTTAAGTTGGAGTTTGGTTACGAAACTTATGACAAGATGGAAGCGTTCAATTTATGGCAAAAGTTTATTGGCTCTCTTAGTTTCTAAATTATACTTTAATGtttaacaatttcaaaatatatagcaCGTGtactataataaaaaaaagcaatgaaattgaaaaaataaacaattgtataaaaattttatatgttacaTCAagcacattatattttataaaattgttaaaaaaaaaaatagttaaaagaggaaaaagaagtaACATAAGACAATAA includes:
- the LOC107411757 gene encoding uncharacterized protein LOC107411757 isoform X2 encodes the protein MMVWNAIISTGQGPGPRDSHSAVVVGHRMIVFGGTNGSKKVNDLHILDLGTKEWTKPECKGTPPSPRESHTATLVGDEKLVVFGGSGEGEANYLNDLHILDLKTMRWSSPEVKGDIPVPRDSHSAVAIGNKLFVYGGDCGDRYHGDVDMLDVDTLTWSRLAVQGSSPGVRAGHAAVNIGTKVYVIGGVGDKHYYNDVWILDVGTCSWTQLVTRGQQPQGRFSHTAVVTDSDIDIYGGCGEDERPLNELLVLQLGAEHPNGRYNISMCKIFGNHWNQDKRRCSRGAENNMKTMLMGNNIVLQERAYELEPETKRTFQFNSDTLHPKRRRTSTVKVWDVDSEQEEHSLSLSQHSSPSLSDQEQTATQKAADSAAGSQGFHLFKHLSEIPSNSQSQNIPSKQKDFGNAVQRTPKDIHLLGEIQTQPRQEQFLHAHIGRNNMQFPAVDQKPLEAGPIQNLIGAEVRGKVDGAFDSGFLMTATVNGKLFRGVLFPPGPGAIPRGPGSILSHNSSSLTSSQVPVAIAQPLPNSSHSEPPYKLSHQPIKNSIPGSGQSFRQAQVGRPFPIIRATSSSLPKEPSLRSDLQGVVLTLGGPGSSKSGS
- the LOC107411757 gene encoding acyl-CoA-binding domain-containing protein 5 isoform X1; amino-acid sequence: MGSLGVRAAEKKAMWLYPKVMGFNPSERWGHSTCYSQGILYVFGGCCGGLHFSDVLLLNLEMMVWNAIISTGQGPGPRDSHSAVVVGHRMIVFGGTNGSKKVNDLHILDLGTKEWTKPECKGTPPSPRESHTATLVGDEKLVVFGGSGEGEANYLNDLHILDLKTMRWSSPEVKGDIPVPRDSHSAVAIGNKLFVYGGDCGDRYHGDVDMLDVDTLTWSRLAVQGSSPGVRAGHAAVNIGTKVYVIGGVGDKHYYNDVWILDVGTCSWTQLVTRGQQPQGRFSHTAVVTDSDIDIYGGCGEDERPLNELLVLQLGAEHPNGRYNISMCKIFGNHWNQDKRRCSRGAENNMKTMLMGNNIVLQERAYELEPETKRTFQFNSDTLHPKRRRTSTVKVWDVDSEQEEHSLSLSQHSSPSLSDQEQTATQKAADSAAGSQGFHLFKHLSEIPSNSQSQNIPSKQKDFGNAVQRTPKDIHLLGEIQTQPRQEQFLHAHIGRNNMQFPAVDQKPLEAGPIQNLIGAEVRGKVDGAFDSGFLMTATVNGKLFRGVLFPPGPGAIPRGPGSILSHNSSSLTSSQVPVAIAQPLPNSSHSEPPYKLSHQPIKNSIPGSGQSFRQAQVGRPFPIIRATSSSLPKEPSLRSDLQGVVLTLGGPGSSKSGS